A stretch of Babesia bigemina genome assembly Bbig001, chromosome : III DNA encodes these proteins:
- a CDS encoding 40S ribosomal protein S3Ae, putative, with protein sequence MAVGKNKRVSKGKKGGKKKVVDPFLKKEWYTLKAPVMFHVRNFGQTLVTKTQGTKLAIDGLKGRIFDVSLADLNADEDQAYRKIKLCCEDVQGRNCLTNFHGSSVTRDKLCSLIRKNYSLIEAFTDVKTTDGYTLRMFCIGYTKRRPGQLKSTCYIRTSKTRVIRRKMVQVMQREASTTSLREVVKKIIPESIGKEIEKACKGVFPLQNVLIRKIKVLKKPKFDLTKLMEVHTDISEDTGHGMKVQESEDAENLLTKELNASAA encoded by the exons ATGGCGGTCGGGAAGAACAAGAGAGTCAGCAAGGGAAAGAAGGGTGGAAAGAAGAAGGTCGTTGACCCTTTCTTGAAGAAAGAGTGGTACACCCTCAAGGCCCCCGTCATGTTCCACGTCAGGAACTTCGGCCAGACCCTCGTCACCAAGACCCAGGGTACAA AGCTCGCCATCGATGGTTTGAAGGGACGTATCTTCGACGTTTCGCTCGCCGACCTCAACGCTGATGAGGACCAGGCTTACCGCAAGATCAAGCTCTGCTGTGAGGATGTACAGGGCAGGaactgcctcaccaacTTCCACGGCTCCAGCGTCACCCGCGACAAGCTGTGCTCCCTGATCAGGAAGAACTACTCCCTTATTGAGGCCTTCACCGACGTCAAGACCACTGACGGTTACACCCTCAGGATGTTCTGCATCGGCTACACCAAGAGGCGCCCCGGCCAGCTGAAGAGCACCTGCTACATCAGGACCTCTAAGACCAGGGTCATTAGACGCAAGATGGTCCAGGTCATGCAGCGTGAGGCCTCGACGACCTCTTTGAGGGAGGTGGTCAAGAAGATCATCCCGGAGTCCATTGGCAAGGAGATCGAGAAGGCCTGCAAGGGAGTGTTCCCGTTGCAGAACGTGCTTATCAGGAAGATCAAGGTGCTCAAGAAGCCCAAGTTCGACCTCACCAAGCTCATGGAGGTACACACCGACATCTCGGAGGACACTGGCCACGGCATGAAGGTCCAGGAGTCTGAGGATGCCGAAAACCTGCTCACCAAGGAGCTTAACGCCTCTGCAGCTTAA